The nucleotide sequence AAAACGTATCTACATACAGCCGGATAATCCCAATGTATTTACCGGGGACAGCATTGCATTTACCGCAGTTCTGGAAGGATTTACGGACGAGCGGCTTCAGTGGAGCGTCAGAGACCGCAACGGCGGAACCATTGACAAAAACGGAAAGTATACTGCGCCGGAGACTGCAAGTATTTTCCAGATTTCCGTTTCCAGCATGGCTTATCCTCAGGTGCAGGCGTCAACCTTTGTAGTGGTACGTGAGAAAGAGTGAGACAGATATGGTACTTAAGTTTCAGGATGAACAGTATGAGCTGATTTCAAAAATCAAGACCACTGGTTCCGGGGCCATTGATCTGTACGTTGCCTGCGGTGTTTCCGGAGCAGAGGATACCAGGTATACGGTTGCCTGCGTCAGTGATATGGAGCTGGCCAGAAAGCTGGTGCCGGTCACTACCAGAAATAATGTCAACTATACCTTTAAGGATTTTCAGACCAGCTTTAATGCGGACGGCAAATATTATATTGTGTTCAGCCATGCGGATGGAAGAACGCTGCAGCAGGCCATGGAACAGGGCAATTATAATCTGATGGAACGTCTGCAGCTGATGAAAAATATTTTTGCACAGATTTTTCTCCTGAATATGCCGGAGTGTTTTCTGTATGAAGTGCTGCGGAAAGACAATATTGTGGTGGGAGAGGATCTGAGCGTCCGGTTTAATTATTTTTTTACGGAAGTGGATTACTACTGGCAGGTACAGGAAAAAGACTGTATCAGCCGGGTCAGCGGCCTGGTGCAGGAGATGTTTTCCAGGGAGCTGGAACAGAAAAGTTCCAGAGAGCTGATGAAATTTGCCAGGGATATGGAAGAAGGACATTTTGTTTATCTCTGGGACAGTTACGTGGTCTATGACAATATCTGTGAGTCGGTGCTCACAAAAAGCGAACAGCAGGAGTTAAAGCCAGGAAGAATCTGGTGGCGTGCCTGGGAGGGGCTTAAGAAAATCTTTCCGAAAATCCGGGCGGTGCTGGCGACTCTTTTAATTGGCTCGGCGGCTTTGTATCTGCTGCTGACGCTGCCCAATCCGGTGTTGTCAGAAAAAGGAATTTCCTTTCAGAAAATCGGAACCCTGGAAATTCAGGAAACCGGGCACGTGAAGAAATAACAGTTCAGGCAGGAGGGATGTAATATGCAGGGCGGACTGATTGGACGTACAGCCAGGAGGCTGTCACATATTTTAACAGCGCCGTTTCAGGTGGCATTCCGCAAAGCGAAGCGGATGGTCAGCCCGGAATCCTTTTCTTCAAAAGTTCTGAGTGACGTCCGTAAAGGAATCAATCAGAAAAAAAAGAAAAAAGAGCGGACAATCGGGGACTATTTTTCTTTCGGCCATTACTATGTGCTGAAAAGGATGGTATATGTGATTCTGCTGCTGTCAGCCGTTCTTCCGGTTTTGTATGTGAAATTGTTGCATCCCATTCTGGTCTCACAGTTTTTTACAAAAACTATGGTGATAAATTCCCATGAAATGGTGGGTTACAGCGGTAAGGTAGAGCTGGTGTCTCAGGAAGACGGAACGCTGATTTTCAAAGGAGAGATGGAGGAAGGTCGCATCAATGGAAAAGGACAGCTTTATACCTACACGGGAGCCTTGCTGTATGAGGGGAATTTTGAGATGGAGGCTTATTCCGGTGAGGGAGAGCTGTACTATGAAAATACGGATGTTCTCTGTTATAAAGGCACTTTTCTGCTGAATCAGTATGACGGCCAGGGATTTCTCTACGATGAGGCAGGAAAGCTGAAATATAAAGGAGATTTCAAAAACGGTCTTTACGAGGGGAACGGAACCCTTTATTTTCCCAATGGCCAGGAAGAATATGTGGGAACCTTTGCCAGGGGAGAAAAAGAAGGCAAAGGAACCCTTTACGATGAAGAGGGAAATGTGGTTGCCCAGGGAAACTTCGAGGACGGAGAGCCGGAACTGCAGGCTGTTGTTCTGGAGGATGAGGAAGGGAATGTCCTTTATGACGGAACGGTCAACGGAGACGGGGCATACGAAGGGGAAGGAAAACTCTATGAAGACGGGGCCCTTGTGTATGACGGAGATTTCGTAGACGGGAAAAAAGAAGGTTCCGGTACGGAATATGATGAGAACGGCAATGTTGCCTATGAGGGTGATTTTGTCAATGATGTCTATGAAGGAGAAGGAAAACTCTATGCCAGCGAACCTGCCGGGACCGGAAATAATGGAGAAGGGGAGAACTCCGGAGAAGAAGCCGGAAACGGAGCAGGAGAAAGCTCCGGAGGCGGAGCAGACAGTAAGACAGGCGGGAGTTCTGAAGCCAGAGGCAGTAAACCGGCAAATGGAAGTGCAACCGGGAATCAGGCAGGAGGGGCTGAAAGCGGGAACAGCAGCTCCGGAAGCGGAGCGGAAAATTCCGGAAGCGGAAATGGAAACAGCAGTTCCGGCACAACAGAAAACGGAGCCGGAACCTCCGGAAACGGAAGAAATGCAGCGGAGAACGAAGGCGGCGGAGCCGAAACCTCTGAAAACGGAAGCACCGCAGGCGCGGAAAATGGCGGAACACTTTCAGATGATGGAGGCGAAACTTCCAAGAGCGAAACTTCCGAAAGCGAATCTGCCGCAGATGACGCAGCGGAACCGGAAGAAGTCCACAATAAAGGAGCTCTTATATATGAAGGCAGCTTTATTAACGGGGAAAAGGAAGGCGCCGGGACTTCCTATGATGTGGATGGAAATACCCTGTACAAAGGGGAGTTTGTCAAAGGTAAATATGAAGGGAAAGGAAAACTCTATGAAAACGGGAATCTCGTATATGACGGAGGACTGATTAACGGAGCATATGACGGAACCGGAAAATTTTATGATGAAAACGGGAATCTGACGTATGACGGCGCTTGGGTTCAGGGAAAACGGGAAGGGCTTGGAAAAGCCTTTAACGAGGAAGGAAAACTGGTGTATGACGGTACCTTTAAAGGGGATCAGTATGACGGTAGGGGCAAACTCTATGATACGGAAAAAGAACTGCTCATCTATGACGGTTCCTTTGCGGACGGACTGTATCAGGGGGCCGGAAAGCTGACGGATGCCGCCACGGAAATGCTGGTGTATGATGGGGAATTCTACCGGGGACAGTACAACGGAACCGGAAAACTGTATCATACTACCACCGGAAATCTCATTTACGACGGCGGATTTCTGAAAGGAAGGTATTATGGATCCGGTAAATTGTGGGATGAGAATGGAAACCTTCTTTACAAAGGTGATTTTATCAACGGGGTTTATTACGGCCACGGAGTTCGGTACGAAGTCTCTACGGGAAAGGTTCTGGAAGGCGGTCAGTTTAAAAACGGTATTCTGACGGTTCCGGATCCGGAAGGCACCCAGTATGACGATGAAGACGAGGAGAGTCCGGAGGTGGAGACAGCGGAATCTCCGGTGGAACCGGAAGATTCAGATACAGATACTCCGGAAGGAACATGAGATTTCGGAATCATAATTCAGACAGAAAAGAGAGATATTATGTCAGATTATACCAAAATTGCGGATACGGGAAACGGGATAATAACATTGCTGAAAGAAGCGCTGATTCCGGAACTGTTAAACAGTCCGGATCAGATTGGCCTCTGCTCTCCGGAAGACCACGGGGATTTCGCGGTAGGGGTGTGGCTCTATGACGTGAGAGAGGATACCTCCATTCAGGACCATGAAATGGCCAATATCGACAGGAATGCCCAGCGTTATCCATCTACATATCTGACCCTGTATTATATGATTACCCTTTATCTGCAGAGCGATTTAAAATACCGGGCGGTGCAGGAACATCAGATTATGGGTAAAATTATTCAGGCCTTCCGGGATAAAGCAGCTCTGGATTCGGATACGTTTGCACCCACTGATGTGCCTGGAAATGCCAATATCCGTATACAGATGCTGGAGCTGGAAACAGAGGAAAAGGTACGCCTCTGGACCGTACCCAATGCAGCTTACCGAACGTCGCTGTATTATACCGCAGGGCCTGTGGAACTGCAGTCCACCAGAGTGAAGTCTGTAAAACGGGTACGGGAAATCAGTTACCGGTATTCCGGAAAGGAGTCATAAGATGGTATTACAGGAAACCAGCATCCGCCTTTCCAAAGCAGTTCTGTTTCGGGATATGTTCACCGGAACGCCTGTGTCGGCGGAAATCCGGGTTCATTCCCTGTCCGGCGGAACAACGGAGAAGAAAGCAGGAGGCTATGTTCTGTTTCTGAATGTGAACAGCCCGGAAGTTGAAATAGAAGTGGAGTCCCCCGTCTACCAGCGCCGGAAACTTATTCTGAAAGCTGACGGCGGCAAAGAAGTGGAAGAGGTGCTGCTGTATCCTTCTCCTGCTTTTCCGGTGAAGGAGGGGGATACTGCAGTCCGGGGCAGGGCCAGGCCGGGAAGTCTGGTACGGTGTTACCTGGAAGAAGAACAGAGAGGCTGCCGGCTGCTTCAGGATTACAGACAGGGAGAGGCAGAGATTTCCTTTTATCTGAAAAGAGGAATACGAAGTCCGTTCTGGCATATCCGAAAGCGGCAGGAGCAGACAGGGGAATATTTCCATATGAGATATTCGGAAGGAGATAACGAATATTTTCAGCTTTTTCAGCCTCTGACAGGTTCCTGGCAGAAAAAAGATACGATACTTTTTCCGGCGCAGGGGGCCATTGCAGACGACAGGGGAGAATTTTATCTTTTGCTGGGAAAACTTCCCCAGGAAACAGGCGTTCTGCAGTATTCCTGCAAATTTGCGGAACAGGAGATATGCGGAAAGGCAGAAATTATTTCCGGGAAGGAAAATCATATTTTGGAGGAGTGAGGATTATGGGATTATGTGTGACGGGAGGAGCGTCCATGTCCTGCAGCTTTGGCATGGCCCCATCCATACTGAATGTATTGCCCACAGCAAAAACCATGTCGGCAATGCCCCTTGCAACCATAGCAGATAACGTGCCCTTTGTAAATATTACCCCCTTTGGGATGTGCCAGAGCATGGCCAATCCCGCGGTAGCCGCAGCTACTGCCGCGGCCATGGGGGTGTTGACGCCCATGCCCTGTACGCCGGTTCCGGCGGGGCCCTGGGCTCCCGGAGTTCCTCAGGTGCTGGTGGGCGGGAAGCCGGCGGTGGACGATCAGTGTAAGCTGACCTGCGCCTGGGGAGGAATCATACAGTTTACTAATTCGGGCTGCCCCACCGTGCAGCTTTAAAGACAATCAGATTCTGAGGAAAGAAAAATGAAGAAAAAAAGTTTGTATGGTATCTGGGGCATTGTGATTGCCGCGCTGGCCGGGATTCTTCTGGCCAGCCTCTATGGGAAAAATGTGAAATTAAATTATATCGAACAGATTCATCTGCAGGATGGATATCTGTATTATGTAGACCGGGGAGAGAGCGAAAATCTGAAAATTATCCGCTCGGACCCGAACGGAAAAAAGGGGGAAATGATTGCCTTCCGGCGGCATAAAAAGGAGCAGTACCAGATTATCCGCCAGATTTTTTTTGATGATGAAGGCAGCGCCTATGCGTTAATTCAGGAAACCAATGTGAAATTCTGGAACGGGGTCAGCAATAAAGTCTATAAATGTGATTTTGACCATGGCAGGCTGGAAGACACGGAGTATGACATCACAGAAGATACAGGCGTATACAGTCGGATATCTGTGCAGTGTATTCAGAATGGAGAACTCTGTTATATCGGTATTCCGGATACGGAGAAAAACCAGGAGCCGGCCGGGCTGTTTGCCCTGAACCGTCAGGGAGAGAGAAGGCAGCTGGATGAAATTCCTCTGGAATATCCGTATCTGAACGCCCAGTTTTTCTTAAGCGGAAATGGAATTCTGCTGTGGACAGATTATGGAGGAGAGGTTTTTGCCAAAGAGGTGGGAACAGACCGTTATCTGGACATTCAGGGAATCAGCGGAAAAAAAGGCGTGTTCAAAGCTCTTGCAAATGACGGAAAATACGCTTACGTGCTGGATTACGGTTCCGACTGCGTGATACAGATAGATTTGGAGGAACAGACCTCGCAGGTTCTGTTTTCCGGAGAAGATATCCGGGAAGACTACCCGGATTTCACCTTCCGCAAGCTGCGAAGCCTGGACTGTACCGCTTCAGGATTCTGCGCGGGTGTGGAAGAAGAACAGGGAGAACGGGCCATCTGTTCTTATCAGGACGGAACCCATAAGGATATCGCGAAGATTTCCCTCTCACATCATTCCGTATTTCATCGGATGTTATGGGTATATGGGGGAATCCTTCTGGCAGCGTTCCTTCTGGGAGTATACTGGATGGCCCGTGTGAAATACCATCTTCAGACGGTTCTGGTGCGGCTGTGCCTGATTTTCCTGCTGGGACTTCTGGTTATGGATCATTTTCTGGAGCAGTGGATTGGACAGTCCATGCGGGAGCAGCTGGAGAACACTCAGACGGTGTCCCTGTCGGCCCTGGGCAAAGTGCTCAAAGAAGATATTGTGAAAAATATTGAGACAAACCCGGAGAAATTTCCTTCCGGAGACCGGGCTCTGATGCTGAGCCACCATGCCGTCAATAACGGAAAAAGCGTTTCGGAGCTTTCTCTGTATCTTTACAGTGTTTTACACGCAGATGAGGAAGGGCAGCTGTACGTGAGGGAATCCATGTCCGAATACAGCGGCGTTCCGGTGGAATGGGTCTATGCTTCGGAAGTAGCCGAGTCAGTTTATCAGGCTTATGATACCGGGGAAGTGATAAATAAGATGGAGGAAAGCCAGAGCGGAAGACAGAATAATCAGTTTATCCCTATTATTCTGGGCGATGGAACGAAATACGGAGTCCTTGTTGTTTCCGCAGACGGAAATATGATGGATTATCAGATATGGTATTATCAGTGGAATATGAAAAATGCGTCTTCCACCCTTTTGCTGATACTGACGGTGGTACTGATGGTGATTCTGTATATTTTCCTGCGGCCCTTAAAGACATTGAAGGAGTGCGCCGGGAAGCTGGCGGCCGGAGAACTGGGCGTCACCATGGAAGTACATGGACACGATGAGGTTGCGGATATCTCTGCCGCCTTCAATCAGATGTCTCTGGAGCTTGAAAATTATGTGGAAGATATCAGAAGCATGTCCGACGGCTATTATAAATTTATTCCGGCAAAAATCCTGGAGCTTTTGGGAAAGGAATCCATTCAGGATGTAAGGCTGGGAGACCAGATGAAGGGAGAACTTACGATTCTGTCCCTCCATGCCATTGATTACCCTAAGCAGAGCGCCCTTTTGTCCGCAGAGCAGGTCTATACAGACATTAACCGGGTGCTGTCCATGCTGGTGGAACCTATCAATACCCATCACGGGGTGGTGGAGCATTTTGAAGACACGGGGCTGTCGGCATTTTTCACGGTCAGCAGCCAGGAAGCGCTGGACGCCGCCATTGATATCCAGCGGCTTTTAGAGCAGCAGATGCCCGGAAACGGAAGAACCATTGCCATCAGCTACGGACAGGTGATGATCGGCGTTATCGGCCATGAAAAGCGGATGGAGGCCACCGCCATTTCCGCCCATTCGGATCTGGCAAAGGCCCTGCGTTTAAAAGGAGATAAATATGGCGCTCATATTCTGATTACCCATCTGGTTTACCGGCAGATTCCGGATTTTGAGAAACATTATCATGCCAGATATCTGGGAAATATTTATCTGGCGGCGGATCATACGTACGAACGGATTTATGACGTCTACGACGGAGATTCCGAGGAGGAATTCTACTATAAAGAACTTACCAGACCGTTGTTTGAACAGGGCGTAGGGCTCTTTGTGGAAAAGAAATTTTATGAGGCAAGGCTTGTGTTTGTGGAAGTGCTCAAACAGCACCGGAAAGACAAAGCCGCAAAAGAATATCTCTATCGCTGCGACAGATATTATAAGCTGCCGCCGGAGGATGAAGTAGAGACAGTAATTGAGAAATTTTAGTAAAACCGGGAGCGAGGTGAAATAAAATGTCAGGGGAATTAGTGGAAGAACGGAAAGAGAATCAGATGGAGCGGAATGTTCCGTCAGTGCCAATAGTAGAAGGAGGAGGCGGAGAGGGCTCCGGAACAGAAGCCATTCGGCCTTTGCAGAATGAGAGTAAAGGGAATAATATCCACGAAAATGACGGGAATAATGGTCAGCATGTAGAGAATCTGCCGGGCCCAAATCCGCCAGGACCGGGAGCAGGAGTCGGAGGAGGCCAGATTGATCAAAATAATGTTCGACAGAATCATGATGGCCATGTGGATGATGAAGGTGATGACGAGCAAACCGGAGATAATGCAGACCATATCGAAGATAATAACAATAATAACAATAACAATCATGTAGAGCCTCCGCCGGGCCCGAATCCGCAGAATCATGATGGCCATGTGGATGATGAAGGTGATGACGAGCATATCGGAGATAATGCAGACCATATCGAAGATAATAACAATAATAACAATAACAATCATGTAGAGCCTCCGCCGGGCCCGAATCCGCAGAATCATGATGGCCATGTGGATGATGAAGGTGATGACGAGCATATCGGAGATAATGCAGACCATATCGAAGATAATAACAATAATAACAATAACAATCATGTAGAGCCTCCGCCGGGCCCGAATCCGCCAGGAGCGGGAGCAGGAGGGAGCCAGCAGGATAATCCACAACCGGTGAATGAACGGATTAATATGGAAATGGCCCATGCTGTGATGCGGGCAGGAGGGGCCCG is from Lachnospiraceae bacterium JLR.KK002 and encodes:
- a CDS encoding HAMP domain-containing protein gives rise to the protein MKKKSLYGIWGIVIAALAGILLASLYGKNVKLNYIEQIHLQDGYLYYVDRGESENLKIIRSDPNGKKGEMIAFRRHKKEQYQIIRQIFFDDEGSAYALIQETNVKFWNGVSNKVYKCDFDHGRLEDTEYDITEDTGVYSRISVQCIQNGELCYIGIPDTEKNQEPAGLFALNRQGERRQLDEIPLEYPYLNAQFFLSGNGILLWTDYGGEVFAKEVGTDRYLDIQGISGKKGVFKALANDGKYAYVLDYGSDCVIQIDLEEQTSQVLFSGEDIREDYPDFTFRKLRSLDCTASGFCAGVEEEQGERAICSYQDGTHKDIAKISLSHHSVFHRMLWVYGGILLAAFLLGVYWMARVKYHLQTVLVRLCLIFLLGLLVMDHFLEQWIGQSMREQLENTQTVSLSALGKVLKEDIVKNIETNPEKFPSGDRALMLSHHAVNNGKSVSELSLYLYSVLHADEEGQLYVRESMSEYSGVPVEWVYASEVAESVYQAYDTGEVINKMEESQSGRQNNQFIPIILGDGTKYGVLVVSADGNMMDYQIWYYQWNMKNASSTLLLILTVVLMVILYIFLRPLKTLKECAGKLAAGELGVTMEVHGHDEVADISAAFNQMSLELENYVEDIRSMSDGYYKFIPAKILELLGKESIQDVRLGDQMKGELTILSLHAIDYPKQSALLSAEQVYTDINRVLSMLVEPINTHHGVVEHFEDTGLSAFFTVSSQEALDAAIDIQRLLEQQMPGNGRTIAISYGQVMIGVIGHEKRMEATAISAHSDLAKALRLKGDKYGAHILITHLVYRQIPDFEKHYHARYLGNIYLAADHTYERIYDVYDGDSEEEFYYKELTRPLFEQGVGLFVEKKFYEARLVFVEVLKQHRKDKAAKEYLYRCDRYYKLPPEDEVETVIEKF
- a CDS encoding DUF4255 domain-containing protein, whose protein sequence is MSDYTKIADTGNGIITLLKEALIPELLNSPDQIGLCSPEDHGDFAVGVWLYDVREDTSIQDHEMANIDRNAQRYPSTYLTLYYMITLYLQSDLKYRAVQEHQIMGKIIQAFRDKAALDSDTFAPTDVPGNANIRIQMLELETEEKVRLWTVPNAAYRTSLYYTAGPVELQSTRVKSVKRVREISYRYSGKES
- a CDS encoding DUF4280 domain-containing protein, with the protein product MGLCVTGGASMSCSFGMAPSILNVLPTAKTMSAMPLATIADNVPFVNITPFGMCQSMANPAVAAATAAAMGVLTPMPCTPVPAGPWAPGVPQVLVGGKPAVDDQCKLTCAWGGIIQFTNSGCPTVQL